The Verrucomicrobiota bacterium region CTTGGCCCAATCGAGCCGCTCCAGCGCGTCTTTCCGGTACGGGTTGACGCTCGCGCCGAACAGCAGGTTGGTGTACTTGGCGACTTCGCGCGCGACGAATTCGTTGGGGATATACACCTCGGTTTGCGCCAGATCGAGTTCCCCCTGCGCGTTGACAACGCCATCCAACGCCAGCACGACCGCCCAGCCTACGTGGTGACTGGCCGCGATCTGCCCGGACATGCGTTTCATGATCAGCCCATCGCCTTGCGCCTTCAATTCTGCTTCCGTAACCCCGAACGTTTTCAGGTAAAGTCCGAACTTGAAGTTATCCTGCAAGGCTTTGGATACGAAACACCCGCTATCCCCCGCCCCAATGCCAGCCGCATGGCAGTGGACATCAATCATTTTCGTGGCCGGCAACGGTTGCGACGGCAGGATGGGGCCGCAGAACAGAATATGCCGGCAGCCCAACGCACACACGGGCAGCAACACCAGTGCCCATTGCAGCAACCGCACCCAGCGCCGCCGGGGCGACTTGGGAGTGGCTCCCGACTTCATGGAATCCTGTTCAGACATACAGCACGTTCATGGGGTACAAAGGCCGTTTATTGGCTGCGCCCGAACTTTTTCTCAAGTTCGCCGTAGTTCATTTCGATCATCGTGGGGCGGCCGTGCGGGCAGGTGTACGGCATGGCGCATTGACGCAGATCGCGAATCAGATTTTCCAGCTCCGCCCCAGCCAGGAGGTCGTTGGCCTTGACGGCGTGACGACACACAGTCTTGGCGACGGTGTGTTCGCCCAGGCGGACGCTGTTCACCTCGTTGCCGGCGGCCTTCAGCTCATCCACCAATTCGAGTACGAACCGGCGCGGGCTTTCCACGCGCACAAACGGAGGCAAGCCGTCCAGCAGAAAGGTGCGCTCGCCGAATTCGCTCAGGCTCACCCCAAGGCGCGTCAGGGTCGGGAGCAATTCCCGCAGGAAATGCGCGTCGCGGGGCGGCAACTCCACCGTCTCCGCGATCAGGAGGCGCTGCGTGGGGGCCTGCTCCTGGCGCTCCATGCGGTCCAGCATTTGCTCGAACAAGATGCGCTCATGCGCGGCGTGTTGATCCAACAGCACCAGCCCGCGATCTGATTCCAGCACGACGTATAATTTGCCAATCACCCCGACCAACCGCAACGGCACATGCAAGAGCGGAACGGGCTCGCCGGGCGACAGCTTCGGGAGCACGGGTTTCTCAGGAGCGACCGGGGTTTGCGCGGTTGGCACTGGAACCGTTTGGGGTGGCATCACCGAATCGCTTGGGCGGTTGAAGATCGGCTCGGCCTCCACCTGCATCGGCGGTTTACCCGGCGCCGCCAGCGGCGTTTGCACCGGCGGATACGGCCATTGCACCTCGGGTTTGGATAAACTGGGCGCGGTTCCCACCGGCAACTCGGTTTGCTCGGGCACCGGGATGGACGCGGCGGGCTCGGTGGTGGGAGGCACCGCGGCCGACGCAATCAACTCCGGCGTGTGAAAACGCAACAAGGTCTGCCGCACCGCTTGCGCCACCACGGAACGCACGGCACGCTCATGGTGAAACTTCACCTCGCGCTTGGACGGGTGGATATTCACATCCACCAGCGAGGGCGGAATCTCCAGGAACAGGCAACACACGGGAAACCGGCCTTTCATCAGCGCGGTATGGTAGCCTTCCATCAGCGCGGCGTTGATGCCCCGGTTTTCCACCGGGCGGCGGTTGACGAACAGGTGCTGTTCCTCGCGCGTGGCGCGGGAAACGCCCGGCGCGCCCATCAAACCCCAGACGCGCATCTTGGGCGCGGCACTGGGGCCTTCAAGGATTTCCAGGTTGTCCGTATCCGGTTCGGCGGGCGCGGGCAGCGTGCCCGTGTGATCCAGCGCCAACAGCTTGATGTCGCCGCCGTACAAGGCCCGGTGCCGTTCCCGCAACACCGCAAGCAGGTCGCCGCCCTTTACTCCCGGCAATTGCCAGACGAGCCGGCCATCTTTCATGAACGTG contains the following coding sequences:
- the mutL gene encoding DNA mismatch repair endonuclease MutL, encoding RSLIRVTDDGLGMSRDDALLSLERHATSKIQQASDLYAITTMGFRGEALPSIASVSRFSIITRERDGQSPEGAQVIVNGGKIQEVKAAGSPPGTCVEARQLFFNLPARRKFLRSEETESAHIHHYLTLAALAHPGISFTFMKDGRLVWQLPGVKGGDLLAVLRERHRALYGGDIKLLALDHTGTLPAPAEPDTDNLEILEGPSAAPKMRVWGLMGAPGVSRATREEQHLFVNRRPVENRGINAALMEGYHTALMKGRFPVCCLFLEIPPSLVDVNIHPSKREVKFHHERAVRSVVAQAVRQTLLRFHTPELIASAAVPPTTEPAASIPVPEQTELPVGTAPSLSKPEVQWPYPPVQTPLAAPGKPPMQVEAEPIFNRPSDSVMPPQTVPVPTAQTPVAPEKPVLPKLSPGEPVPLLHVPLRLVGVIGKLYVVLESDRGLVLLDQHAAHERILFEQMLDRMERQEQAPTQRLLIAETVELPPRDAHFLRELLPTLTRLGVSLSEFGERTFLLDGLPPFVRVESPRRFVLELVDELKAAGNEVNSVRLGEHTVAKTVCRHAVKANDLLAGAELENLIRDLRQCAMPYTCPHGRPTMIEMNYGELEKKFGRSQ